In the genome of Sesamum indicum cultivar Zhongzhi No. 13 unplaced genomic scaffold, S_indicum_v1.0 scaffold00505, whole genome shotgun sequence, one region contains:
- the LOC105180279 gene encoding serine/threonine-protein kinase SRPK encodes MLLARMIGLLGPIDMDMLQKGQETHKYFTKEYDLYYINEEANQLEYVIPEESSLEHHLQISDPEFLDFLRYLLEINPERRPTAREALQHPWLSHSYDV; translated from the coding sequence ATGCTGCTTGCACGCATGATTGGGCTGCTTGGTCCTATTGACATGGATATGCTACAGAAGGGCCAAGAGACacacaaatattttacaaaagaatatGATCTGTATTATATAAATGAGGAAGCAAATCAGCTGGAGTACGTTATCCCCGAGGAGTCGTCATTGGAGCATCACTTGCAGATATCCGATCCTGAGTTCCTCGACTTTTTAAGGTACTTGCTTGAGATCAATCCCGAGAGACGCCCAACTGCAAGAGAGGCGCTACAGCATCCGTGGCTTTCCCATTCATACGACGTTTGA